A part of Emcibacter nanhaiensis genomic DNA contains:
- a CDS encoding YihY/virulence factor BrkB family protein, with protein sequence MIDKVKTVLMPLKPAYDRISFLVEAVARFNQHDGMVMAGYLAFLTLLALFPFIIFLVSLAGMFGQSDAGTGALELMYEHMPEDVVRVLKNPIEKMVSTSSGGIMTFSIVGAVWVCSSAIDAARLAIVRAFDRVSRRAYLRRRAEGLVLVILSASSIIVGMSVLVLGPVAWNILISYIPVEADWKLAWNAVRFSLSFGLVFGALCLSYYILRPRFLKISAPIAPGALVALLLWMGIGSSFSLYLKHFTKYDVTYGSLAGAIIALMFFYFISAAFILGAEINSTLYLRQVKKLEEALEEESD encoded by the coding sequence ATGATCGATAAAGTCAAAACAGTTCTCATGCCGCTCAAGCCGGCCTATGACCGCATCAGCTTCCTCGTGGAAGCGGTGGCCCGGTTCAACCAGCATGACGGCATGGTGATGGCCGGCTACCTCGCGTTCCTGACCCTGCTGGCCCTGTTCCCCTTCATCATTTTCCTGGTCTCGCTCGCCGGCATGTTCGGCCAGAGCGACGCCGGCACCGGTGCCCTGGAGCTCATGTACGAGCATATGCCCGAGGATGTGGTCAGGGTCCTGAAAAACCCCATTGAGAAAATGGTCTCCACCAGCAGCGGCGGCATCATGACCTTCAGTATCGTGGGTGCCGTCTGGGTCTGCTCGTCCGCCATTGATGCGGCCCGGCTCGCCATCGTCCGCGCCTTTGACCGGGTGTCGCGCCGCGCCTATCTGCGGCGCCGGGCCGAGGGCCTTGTTCTGGTAATCCTGTCCGCCAGCAGCATCATCGTCGGCATGTCCGTGCTGGTGCTGGGGCCGGTGGCCTGGAATATCCTGATCAGCTATATCCCGGTGGAGGCCGACTGGAAACTGGCCTGGAACGCGGTGCGTTTCTCGCTGAGTTTCGGACTGGTGTTCGGCGCCCTGTGCCTCAGTTACTATATCCTGCGCCCCAGGTTCCTGAAAATTTCCGCCCCGATCGCCCCCGGCGCCCTTGTTGCCCTGTTGCTGTGGATGGGGATCGGCAGTTCATTTTCCCTTTACCTGAAACATTTTACCAAGTATGACGTGACCTACGGCAGCCTTGCCGGGGCAATTATCGCCCTGATGTTTTTCTATTTCATCAGCGCCGCCTTCATCCTTGGTGCAGAGATCAATTCCACGCTCTATCTTCGCCAGGTTAAAAAACTGGAAGAGGCCCTTGAAGAGGAAAGCGACTGA
- the fabI gene encoding enoyl-ACP reductase FabI produces the protein MTEFKGLLSGKKGLIMGVANNRSIAWGIAAKAAEQGAELAFTYQGEALEKRVRPLAESVDSDVILPCDVTDESSMDEVFKTLEAKWGKLDFVVHAIAYSDKEELTGRYVDTSRENFTRSLDISCYSFTAIAQRAEKLMSDGGSMVTLSYYGAEKVLPHYNVMGVAKAALEASVRYMARDLGPKNIRVNSISAGPIKTLAASGIGDFRFILKWNEYNSPMGRNVTIEEVGNAGLYLLSDLSSGVTGENHHVDSGYHIMGMKREDAPALTLDKS, from the coding sequence ATGACTGAATTCAAAGGTCTTCTTTCTGGGAAAAAAGGTTTGATCATGGGTGTGGCCAACAACCGGTCCATCGCCTGGGGCATCGCCGCCAAAGCCGCAGAACAGGGTGCAGAACTGGCCTTCACCTACCAGGGAGAAGCCCTGGAAAAACGGGTGCGCCCGCTGGCCGAGAGCGTCGACTCCGATGTTATCCTGCCCTGCGACGTCACCGATGAATCCTCCATGGATGAAGTATTCAAGACCCTTGAAGCAAAATGGGGCAAGCTGGACTTTGTCGTCCATGCCATCGCCTATTCCGACAAGGAAGAGCTGACCGGCCGTTATGTGGACACCAGCCGGGAGAATTTCACCCGCAGCCTCGATATTTCCTGTTACAGCTTCACCGCCATCGCCCAGCGCGCCGAGAAACTGATGAGCGACGGCGGCAGTATGGTGACGCTGAGTTATTACGGCGCGGAAAAAGTCCTGCCCCATTACAACGTCATGGGCGTCGCCAAGGCGGCGCTGGAAGCTTCCGTGCGCTACATGGCCCGCGACCTCGGTCCGAAAAACATCCGGGTCAACAGCATTTCCGCCGGCCCGATCAAGACCCTGGCCGCCTCCGGGATCGGCGATTTCCGCTTTATCCTGAAATGGAACGAATATAACAGCCCCATGGGCCGCAACGTCACCATCGAGGAAGTGGGCAACGCCGGGCTCTATCTGCTCAGCGATCTGTCCAGCGGCGTGACCGGCGAAAACCACCATGTGGACAGCGGCTATCACATCATGGGCATGAAGCGTGAAGATGCCCCGGCCCTCACCCTCGACAAGAGCTGA
- the aroC gene encoding chorismate synthase, whose translation MSDNTFGQLFRVTTWGESHGPAIGCVVDGMPPRIPVNEEEIQKFLDKRKPGQSRFTTQRKEPDQVKILSGVFEGLTTGTPICLMIENTDQRSKDYGDIKDKYRPGHADYTYMEKYGIRDYRGGGRSSARETASRVAAGALARKVLGMGVRIKGALVQVGEHEVNRDNWDWDQVDQNPFWCPDAEMVPVWEKYLDEIRKDGSSIGAVIEVRAQGVQTGLGAPVYGKLDSDLAQAMMTINAVKGVEIGEGMNAARLSGEQNADEMYIDESGRPNFRTNHAGGILGGISTGREIVVRFAVKPTSSILTPRATIDKHGEETEIITKGRHDPCVGIRAVPVGEAMMACVLADHLMRHRAQCG comes from the coding sequence ATGTCAGATAACACCTTCGGTCAACTATTCCGGGTTACCACCTGGGGCGAAAGTCACGGTCCGGCCATCGGCTGCGTGGTCGACGGCATGCCGCCGCGCATTCCCGTAAACGAGGAAGAAATCCAGAAATTCCTCGACAAGCGCAAGCCGGGCCAGAGCCGTTTCACCACCCAGCGCAAGGAACCGGACCAGGTCAAAATCCTGTCCGGCGTGTTCGAGGGCCTGACCACCGGCACCCCGATCTGCCTGATGATCGAAAATACCGACCAGCGCTCCAAAGATTACGGCGACATCAAGGATAAATACCGCCCGGGCCATGCCGATTATACCTATATGGAAAAATACGGCATCCGCGACTATCGCGGCGGCGGCCGCTCCTCCGCCCGGGAAACGGCGAGCCGGGTCGCTGCAGGCGCGCTTGCCCGCAAGGTGCTGGGCATGGGCGTGCGCATCAAGGGCGCCTTGGTGCAGGTCGGCGAACATGAAGTGAACCGCGACAACTGGGACTGGGACCAGGTCGACCAGAACCCCTTCTGGTGCCCGGACGCCGAAATGGTGCCGGTGTGGGAAAAATACCTCGATGAAATCCGCAAGGACGGCAGCTCCATCGGCGCTGTCATCGAAGTGCGCGCCCAGGGCGTGCAGACCGGCCTCGGTGCCCCGGTTTACGGCAAGCTCGACAGCGACCTCGCCCAGGCGATGATGACCATCAATGCGGTCAAGGGCGTGGAAATCGGCGAAGGCATGAATGCGGCGCGGCTCAGCGGCGAGCAGAATGCGGACGAAATGTATATTGATGAAAGCGGCCGGCCCAATTTCCGCACCAACCATGCGGGCGGTATCCTCGGCGGCATTTCCACCGGCCGGGAAATTGTGGTGCGCTTTGCCGTGAAACCGACCAGTTCGATCCTGACCCCGCGCGCCACCATCGACAAACATGGCGAAGAAACCGAGATTATCACCAAGGGCCGCCACGACCCCTGCGTCGGCATCCGCGCCGTACCGGTCGGCGAAGCCATGATGGCCTGCGTGCTGGCCGATCACCTGATGCGCCATCGGGCGCAGTGCGGGTAA
- the rlmD gene encoding 23S rRNA (uracil(1939)-C(5))-methyltransferase RlmD, producing MKVEVQELGARGDGIAGPAGAEVYIPYSVPGDVLEVKLKGKQARISQVLEPSEHRQQPACRHFTRCGGCALQHVKADFYADWKRQQVMTALSHRGFEDVEILDPVTSPPGSRRRTRLNAIGRGKGKAILGFSEKGSHNLIDLQECPVLRPEIVALIPALRDFLGQVIELRQKMAVEITAADNGLDLLLESKGDPSLDLRMDVAAFAEARDIARISWRDTSLKRAAPEMLLERRQPIVTFAGRKILIPPGTFLQATREGEAALISRLLPHLKEGGKLVDIFAGVGTFSVPALKKMAVHALEGNAEMVEALQKSVNLAPLQHPFSAEVRDLFIRPFLAHELEGFDIAVIDPPRAGAREQVAELAASSVPVIVMVSCNPATFARDARTLADGGYHMGPVTPVDQFLWSSHLEVVSVFSRSSHF from the coding sequence GTGAAGGTGGAGGTGCAGGAGCTCGGCGCCCGCGGCGATGGCATTGCCGGCCCCGCCGGGGCGGAAGTCTATATTCCTTACAGCGTGCCCGGCGATGTGCTGGAGGTGAAGCTCAAGGGCAAGCAGGCCCGCATCAGCCAGGTCCTTGAACCGTCCGAACACCGCCAGCAGCCGGCCTGCCGCCATTTCACCCGTTGTGGCGGCTGCGCCCTGCAGCATGTCAAAGCGGATTTTTATGCCGACTGGAAGCGCCAGCAGGTGATGACCGCATTATCCCATCGCGGATTTGAAGATGTGGAGATACTTGATCCGGTGACCAGCCCGCCCGGCAGTCGCCGCCGCACCCGCCTTAATGCGATTGGCCGCGGCAAGGGGAAGGCCATCCTCGGCTTTTCCGAAAAGGGTAGCCACAACCTGATCGACCTGCAGGAATGCCCGGTGCTCAGGCCGGAAATTGTCGCCCTGATCCCGGCGCTCAGGGACTTCCTCGGCCAGGTGATAGAGCTGCGCCAGAAAATGGCGGTGGAGATCACCGCGGCGGACAATGGCCTTGACCTGCTGCTGGAAAGCAAGGGCGACCCGTCGCTGGACCTGCGCATGGATGTGGCCGCCTTTGCTGAAGCCCGGGATATCGCCCGCATCAGCTGGCGCGACACCTCGCTGAAACGGGCTGCGCCGGAAATGCTGCTGGAACGGCGCCAGCCCATTGTCACCTTTGCCGGGCGCAAGATCCTGATCCCGCCCGGCACCTTCCTGCAGGCGACCCGGGAAGGCGAAGCGGCGCTGATCTCCCGCCTGCTGCCGCACCTGAAAGAGGGCGGCAAACTGGTGGATATTTTCGCCGGGGTCGGCACGTTCAGCGTGCCCGCGCTGAAAAAAATGGCGGTCCACGCGCTGGAAGGTAACGCCGAGATGGTCGAGGCCCTGCAAAAGTCGGTCAACCTCGCGCCATTGCAACATCCCTTCAGCGCCGAAGTGCGCGACCTGTTCATCCGGCCGTTCCTCGCCCATGAGCTGGAGGGCTTTGACATCGCGGTGATCGATCCGCCCCGGGCCGGGGCGCGGGAGCAGGTGGCGGAACTGGCCGCCTCAAGCGTACCGGTGATTGTCATGGTCAGCTGCAATCCGGCCACTTTCGCCCGCGACGCCCGCACCCTGGCGGACGGTGGCTATCATATGGGCCCGGTCACCCCGGTCGATCAGTTCCTCTGGTCCAGCCATCTGGAAGTGGTCTCGGTTTTTTCCCGTTCATCGCATTTTTAG
- a CDS encoding TlyA family RNA methyltransferase: MPKKRVDQLLVDRGLAESRSRAQAYIMAGTVYSGEEKIAKPGQQISDDKPLEVRGKEHPWVSRGGLKLVKGLEEFDISPEGKIVIDVGASTGGFTDVCLEGGAKKVYAVDVGHGQLAWKLRNDERVVVLEKTNARYLTREQIPDPVDLIVCDASFIGLEVVLPAALALAPPGAHLIALIKPQFEVGKGRVGKGGVVREPELHQEVCDKIENWLRDLPGWTVLGITQSPIKGPEGNIEFLIAARYDGEGA, from the coding sequence ATGCCCAAAAAGCGCGTTGATCAGTTGCTGGTGGACCGGGGGCTGGCGGAAAGCCGGTCCCGCGCCCAAGCCTATATTATGGCGGGCACTGTCTATAGCGGCGAAGAAAAAATCGCCAAACCCGGCCAGCAGATTTCCGACGACAAACCGCTCGAAGTGCGCGGCAAGGAACATCCCTGGGTCAGCCGCGGCGGCCTGAAGCTGGTCAAGGGACTGGAAGAATTCGACATCTCCCCCGAAGGCAAGATTGTCATCGATGTGGGCGCCTCCACCGGCGGCTTTACTGACGTCTGCTTGGAAGGCGGCGCGAAAAAAGTCTATGCCGTGGATGTGGGGCACGGCCAGCTCGCCTGGAAGCTCCGCAATGATGAACGGGTGGTGGTGCTGGAAAAAACCAATGCCCGCTACCTGACCCGGGAACAAATACCCGATCCTGTTGACCTGATTGTCTGCGATGCGAGCTTCATCGGCCTTGAGGTCGTCCTGCCCGCGGCTCTGGCTCTGGCGCCGCCGGGGGCGCACCTGATTGCCCTGATCAAGCCCCAGTTCGAAGTGGGCAAGGGCCGGGTCGGCAAGGGTGGCGTGGTGCGCGAACCGGAACTGCATCAGGAAGTTTGCGACAAGATCGAAAACTGGCTCCGGGACCTGCCCGGCTGGACCGTGCTCGGGATCACCCAGAGCCCGATCAAGGGGCCGGAAGGCAATATCGAATTCCTGATTGCCGCCCGTTATGATGGAGAAGGCGCGTGA
- the dxs gene encoding 1-deoxy-D-xylulose-5-phosphate synthase — protein sequence MSSKPVTELLDQINDPDDLKKLAPEQLKQLADEVRADMIDSVSRTGGHLGAGLGVVELTVALHYVFNTPDDKLIWDVGHQCYPHKILTGRRDRMGTIRQGGGLAGFTKRKESEYDPFGAGHSSTSISAGLGMAMARDLRGSHENVIAVIGDGAMSAGMAYEAMNNAGALHSKLIVILNDNDMSIAPPTGAMSAYLARLLSSRSYLGLRDIAKQIMRKFPRPITNTARKAEEYTRGMATGGTLFEELGFYYVGPIDGHNLEHLLPVLENVRDADNGPFLIHVVTQKGKGYAPAEQSADKYHGVSKFNVVTGAQAKGTPKAPSYTSVFAKALIAEAKKDDKIVAINAAMPSGTGLDKFGAEFPDRCFDVGIAEQHAVTFAAGLAAEGYKPFCAIYSTFLQRAYDQVVHDVAVQNLPVRFAIDRAGLVGADGPTHAGSFDVTYLASLPNMVVMAAADEAELMHMIATSASLDDRPSAVRYPRGEGVGVELPEQGTVLELGKGRIIREGKQVAILSLGTRLEEAKKAADDLAARGLSTTVADARFAKPLDYDMIRELAVNHEVLITIEEGSIGGFGSHVLDWLSNEGLMESGLKVRTMKLPDIFQDQDSPQKMYEDAHLVASDIVATVLKALRRNDTGETASVENAQKAR from the coding sequence TTGTCTAGCAAACCGGTTACAGAACTTCTGGATCAGATCAACGATCCGGACGACTTGAAAAAACTGGCACCTGAGCAGTTAAAGCAACTGGCAGATGAAGTCAGGGCCGACATGATTGACTCGGTATCGCGCACCGGCGGACATCTCGGGGCCGGTCTCGGGGTGGTCGAACTCACCGTGGCCCTGCATTATGTCTTCAATACCCCTGACGACAAACTGATCTGGGATGTGGGCCACCAGTGCTATCCCCATAAAATCCTGACCGGTCGCCGTGACCGCATGGGCACCATCCGCCAGGGCGGGGGCCTGGCCGGTTTTACCAAGCGCAAGGAAAGTGAATATGACCCGTTCGGGGCCGGACACAGCTCCACCTCGATTTCCGCCGGGCTCGGCATGGCCATGGCCCGTGACCTGCGCGGCAGCCATGAAAACGTCATTGCGGTGATCGGCGACGGCGCCATGAGTGCGGGCATGGCCTATGAGGCCATGAACAACGCCGGGGCGCTGCATAGCAAGCTGATCGTGATCCTGAACGATAATGACATGTCCATTGCCCCGCCGACCGGGGCCATGAGCGCCTATCTGGCCCGGCTGCTGTCGTCCCGTTCTTACCTGGGGCTTCGGGATATCGCCAAGCAGATCATGCGCAAGTTCCCCAGGCCGATCACCAATACCGCGCGCAAGGCTGAGGAATATACCCGCGGCATGGCCACCGGCGGCACCCTGTTCGAGGAACTGGGATTCTATTACGTTGGTCCGATCGACGGCCATAACCTGGAGCATCTGCTGCCGGTGCTGGAAAATGTGCGGGATGCGGACAACGGGCCGTTCCTGATCCATGTGGTGACCCAGAAGGGCAAGGGCTACGCCCCGGCGGAACAATCCGCCGACAAATATCACGGCGTGTCCAAATTCAATGTGGTGACCGGGGCCCAGGCCAAGGGCACGCCCAAAGCGCCGAGCTATACCAGCGTCTTTGCCAAGGCCCTGATCGCCGAGGCGAAAAAGGACGACAAGATCGTCGCCATCAATGCGGCGATGCCGTCCGGCACCGGGCTCGATAAATTCGGCGCCGAATTCCCGGACCGCTGTTTTGACGTGGGTATTGCCGAACAGCATGCGGTGACCTTTGCCGCCGGCCTTGCCGCCGAAGGCTACAAACCCTTCTGCGCCATTTATTCCACCTTCCTGCAGCGCGCCTATGACCAGGTGGTGCATGACGTGGCGGTGCAGAACCTGCCGGTGCGTTTCGCCATTGACCGGGCCGGCCTGGTGGGCGCTGACGGCCCGACCCATGCCGGAAGCTTTGATGTGACCTATCTTGCCTCGCTGCCGAATATGGTGGTGATGGCGGCGGCTGATGAAGCGGAGCTGATGCATATGATCGCCACCTCCGCCTCCCTGGATGACCGGCCGTCCGCGGTGCGTTATCCGCGCGGCGAGGGCGTCGGTGTGGAACTGCCGGAACAAGGCACGGTGCTGGAACTTGGCAAGGGCCGCATTATCCGCGAGGGCAAGCAGGTGGCAATCCTGTCGCTGGGCACCCGGCTCGAGGAGGCGAAAAAGGCAGCTGACGATCTGGCCGCCCGCGGCCTGAGTACCACGGTGGCGGATGCCCGTTTTGCCAAGCCGCTGGATTATGACATGATCCGCGAGCTGGCGGTGAACCATGAAGTGCTGATCACCATCGAGGAAGGCTCCATCGGCGGTTTCGGCAGCCATGTGCTGGACTGGCTCAGCAACGAGGGGCTGATGGAAAGCGGCCTCAAGGTGCGGACCATGAAACTGCCTGATATCTTCCAGGACCAGGACAGCCCGCAGAAGATGTATGAAGACGCTCATCTTGTCGCCAGCGATATTGTGGCCACCGTGCTGAAGGCCCTGCGCCGCAATGACACCGGCGAGACAGCCTCCGTCGAAAATGCCCAAAAAGCGCGTTGA
- a CDS encoding polyprenyl synthetase family protein, translating into MTMNADTSLARLALKETAESLEKQLTKLLPKADGLEARVVEAMDYALMAGGKRLRPFLVMQGAKLFSVSEQAALQVAAAVECAHTYSLIHDDLPCMDDDDMRRGQPSVHKKFDEATAVLAGDALLTLAFEILADEKTHADPRVRCELVAAFARALGAQGMVGGQMFDLAAENRDLDQFSITRMQNMKTGALIVFSCEAGAILGKADGRRRHALKGYAHDLGLAFQIVDDLLDKEGDSEELGKTAGKDEDAGKATLVSLLGVERARTQAEMLIAQAIEHLEIFAEKADVLRSMAHFVIHRAS; encoded by the coding sequence ATGACCATGAACGCAGATACGTCTCTTGCCCGCTTGGCCCTCAAGGAAACAGCGGAGTCCCTGGAAAAACAGCTGACCAAACTTCTGCCCAAGGCGGACGGCCTGGAAGCACGGGTGGTCGAGGCCATGGACTACGCCCTGATGGCCGGCGGCAAGCGTCTTCGCCCCTTTCTGGTGATGCAGGGGGCAAAGCTGTTCAGCGTGTCCGAGCAGGCGGCCCTGCAGGTGGCGGCGGCGGTGGAATGCGCCCACACCTATTCCCTGATCCATGACGACCTGCCGTGTATGGATGACGACGACATGCGCCGGGGACAACCGTCCGTGCATAAAAAGTTCGACGAGGCCACGGCGGTTCTGGCCGGCGACGCCCTGCTGACGCTGGCGTTCGAGATCCTCGCTGATGAAAAGACCCATGCGGACCCGCGGGTGCGGTGCGAGCTGGTGGCGGCCTTTGCCAGGGCGCTCGGCGCCCAGGGTATGGTGGGTGGCCAGATGTTCGACCTGGCGGCGGAGAACCGCGACCTGGACCAGTTCAGCATCACCCGTATGCAGAATATGAAAACCGGCGCGCTGATTGTTTTTTCCTGCGAAGCCGGCGCCATCCTCGGCAAGGCTGACGGTCGCCGCAGGCATGCCCTGAAAGGCTATGCTCATGACCTGGGGCTGGCGTTCCAGATTGTCGATGATCTTCTGGACAAGGAGGGCGACTCGGAGGAGCTCGGTAAGACCGCCGGCAAGGACGAAGATGCCGGCAAAGCGACCCTTGTCTCGCTCCTCGGTGTGGAACGGGCGCGGACACAGGCTGAAATGTTGATCGCGCAGGCGATCGAGCATCTTGAAATATTTGCGGAGAAGGCCGATGTTTTGCGCTCAATGGCGCATTTTGTTATACATCGCGCCAGTTAG
- a CDS encoding exodeoxyribonuclease VII small subunit, translated as MADKSEKMELPEDIRAMNFEDALSALEQIVQNLESGDVSLENSIEIYTRGTQLRQHCDEKLKDASERIEKITRQQSGALATEPLDVE; from the coding sequence TTGGCGGACAAGAGCGAAAAGATGGAACTGCCCGAAGATATCAGGGCGATGAATTTTGAAGATGCCCTTTCGGCGCTGGAACAGATTGTGCAAAACCTGGAAAGCGGCGATGTCTCGCTGGAAAATTCCATCGAAATCTATACCCGCGGCACCCAGTTGCGCCAGCATTGCGACGAGAAGCTCAAGGATGCCAGCGAGCGGATTGAAAAAATCACCCGCCAGCAAAGCGGTGCCCTGGCAACGGAACCGCTGGATGTGGAATAA
- a CDS encoding histone deacetylase family protein, translated as MSTGLFFHPDCLDHQMPPGHPECVDRLNVILSALEATKFSALKRFEAPLADRDRIELVHTRAYVDHIYESSPEEGRTMLDADTSMSPGSLAAARRAVGGACDAVDKIMAGEIDNAFCALRPPGHHAEPNQAMGFCLFNSIAIAAVYAHKQLFQHRVAVIDFDVHHGNGTQTVAQRTKGMLYASSHQSPLYPGTGQVQDDGLGVIVNAPLAAGSGSKAFRHAYEERIFPALRDFKPDFMFISAGFDGHGQDPLADLMLTEDDYYWVTSELKEIAREYCHGRLVSCLEGGYNLSVLGECAAAHVSALMD; from the coding sequence ATGTCGACTGGATTGTTTTTTCACCCTGATTGCCTGGACCATCAGATGCCGCCGGGACATCCGGAATGTGTGGACCGTCTGAATGTGATCCTGTCGGCTCTGGAAGCGACAAAATTCTCCGCCCTGAAAAGATTCGAGGCGCCGCTGGCGGATCGCGACCGGATCGAACTGGTCCACACCAGGGCCTATGTCGACCATATCTATGAGAGCAGTCCCGAGGAAGGCAGGACCATGCTGGATGCGGACACCAGCATGTCGCCCGGCTCCCTGGCTGCGGCGCGTCGGGCGGTCGGCGGCGCCTGTGATGCGGTGGACAAAATCATGGCCGGCGAGATCGACAATGCCTTTTGCGCCCTCAGGCCGCCGGGGCACCATGCCGAACCCAATCAGGCCATGGGATTTTGTTTATTCAACTCCATCGCCATTGCGGCGGTTTATGCCCATAAACAACTTTTCCAGCACCGGGTTGCGGTGATTGATTTCGATGTCCATCACGGCAACGGAACCCAGACGGTAGCACAACGGACCAAGGGGATGCTCTATGCCTCTTCGCATCAGTCGCCGCTTTATCCCGGAACCGGTCAGGTCCAGGACGACGGGCTCGGGGTAATTGTCAACGCGCCGCTGGCGGCGGGCAGCGGTTCCAAAGCCTTCCGCCATGCCTATGAGGAGCGGATTTTCCCGGCCCTGCGTGACTTCAAACCGGATTTTATGTTTATTTCGGCGGGATTTGACGGTCACGGCCAGGACCCGCTGGCGGACCTGATGCTGACGGAAGACGATTATTACTGGGTGACCAGTGAGCTGAAGGAAATTGCCCGGGAATATTGTCATGGGCGGCTTGTATCCTGCCTGGAAGGGGGGTATAACCTGTCGGTTCTCGGAGAATGTGCGGCGGCCCATGTTTCGGCCCTGATGGATTAG
- a CDS encoding long-chain-fatty-acid--CoA ligase, with protein MSEHLWLNSYPSNADWHKKFDGAPLFKVVDDSVAAFGDKVALEFLGREITYGELGEMIDRMTAGLQSIGVKKGIHVGIFMPNCPQFVITYFAILKAGGTVVNYSPLYSVPELMKQVEDSETDVMVTLNLAALYPQIRKVAEQSRLKKLVVSGFDWGLPFPKNILFRLFKKSMVAPVVKDEYHVDFADLVKCVEPRQPVEINPDEDVAVLQYTGGTTGVPKGAMLTHSNIYLNVEQMVEWTHNIEMGNEVTPGFLPFFHVFAMTVVMVLGVRTGARIPILPKFELEEAVKLMRRERPTMFAGVPTMYTAMLSMGSGKEIGLDRVKNTMSGGAPLPMELARSFREKMGVTVTEGYGLTEASPVVCTNRYDQPSVIGSIGLPLPGTEIIIVDREDHTKEMPVGEAGEICVRGPQVMKGYWKRPDATAEVLIDGHMLRTGDVGYMADDGYTYIIDRDKDLILVGGFNVFPRVVEEAIMQHPAVKEVTVIGIPDDYRGESPKAFVTLVHPDEDLTEAKLLTFLKERLGKHEIPSAVEFRDELPKTMIGKLSKKELVAEEKAKYEARKQQKRAG; from the coding sequence ATGTCAGAGCATCTGTGGTTGAATAGTTATCCGTCCAATGCGGACTGGCACAAGAAGTTTGACGGCGCGCCGCTGTTCAAGGTGGTTGATGATTCTGTCGCGGCCTTTGGCGACAAAGTGGCCCTCGAATTCCTGGGCAGGGAAATCACCTATGGCGAACTTGGCGAGATGATTGACCGGATGACGGCGGGCCTGCAGTCCATCGGCGTCAAGAAAGGCATCCATGTCGGCATTTTCATGCCCAACTGTCCGCAGTTCGTCATTACCTATTTCGCGATCCTCAAGGCTGGTGGCACTGTCGTCAATTACAGTCCGCTCTATTCCGTACCGGAACTGATGAAGCAGGTGGAAGATTCGGAAACTGATGTCATGGTCACCCTCAATCTGGCCGCCCTCTATCCACAGATCCGCAAGGTTGCGGAACAGAGTCGGCTGAAAAAACTGGTGGTCAGCGGATTTGACTGGGGGCTTCCTTTCCCCAAGAATATCCTGTTCAGGCTGTTCAAGAAAAGCATGGTCGCTCCGGTGGTGAAAGACGAATATCATGTCGATTTTGCCGATCTGGTCAAATGCGTCGAACCGCGCCAGCCGGTGGAGATCAACCCGGATGAGGATGTGGCGGTCCTGCAATATACCGGCGGCACGACCGGCGTGCCCAAAGGGGCCATGCTGACCCATTCCAATATTTACCTGAATGTGGAACAGATGGTGGAATGGACCCACAATATTGAAATGGGCAACGAAGTAACGCCCGGGTTCCTGCCGTTTTTCCATGTTTTCGCCATGACCGTGGTGATGGTGCTCGGCGTGCGGACCGGCGCCCGCATCCCGATCCTGCCCAAGTTCGAACTGGAAGAGGCCGTCAAGCTGATGCGCCGGGAACGTCCGACCATGTTTGCTGGGGTTCCGACCATGTACACCGCGATGCTGAGCATGGGCAGCGGCAAGGAAATCGGCCTTGACCGGGTGAAGAATACCATGAGCGGCGGGGCCCCGCTGCCGATGGAGCTGGCCAGGTCCTTCAGGGAAAAAATGGGCGTCACCGTGACCGAAGGGTATGGCCTGACGGAAGCGTCGCCGGTGGTCTGTACAAACCGCTACGACCAGCCCAGCGTGATCGGCTCGATCGGTTTGCCGCTGCCGGGCACGGAAATCATCATCGTCGACCGGGAAGACCACACCAAGGAAATGCCGGTCGGGGAAGCGGGGGAAATCTGCGTGCGCGGCCCCCAGGTGATGAAAGGCTACTGGAAACGTCCCGACGCCACTGCTGAAGTGCTGATTGACGGTCATATGCTGCGGACCGGCGATGTGGGCTATATGGCTGACGACGGCTATACCTATATCATCGACCGGGATAAGGACCTGATCCTGGTCGGCGGCTTCAATGTGTTCCCGCGGGTGGTGGAAGAGGCCATCATGCAGCACCCGGCGGTCAAGGAGGTTACCGTGATCGGTATTCCTGACGATTATCGTGGCGAATCCCCCAAGGCTTTTGTAACATTGGTTCATCCGGACGAAGACCTGACGGAGGCCAAGCTGCTGACGTTCCTCAAGGAACGCCTCGGCAAGCATGAAATTCCCTCCGCTGTCGAATTCCGGGACGAATTGCCCAAGACCATGATTGGAAAATTGTCCAAGAAAGAGCTTGTGGCGGAGGAAAAAGCCAAATACGAGGCTCGGAAGCAGCAGAAGCGGGCAGGATAA